TGGAAAATGCTTTTCGATCATCTCCACAAACGCGGGACAGCACGACGTGGTCATCTGGAACCCGCGCGACAGGGCCTGTTTCAGCTCCTGCGCCTCGTGATAGGCCGTTGCGTCCGCGCCGAGGGAGACCTCCAGCACCGTGTGGAATCCCAGGCGCCGGATTGCCTCTTTCAGCACACCGACGTCCGCCGTGCCGAAATGCCCCTCGATCGCGGGCGCGAAAACGGCGCAGACCTTTTTCCCGGCCCGGATGGCACGGATGACATCCACCATGCGGGATCGGTCGGTGATCGCCCCGAACGGGCAGCCCGCGGTGCACGCGCCGCAGCTGATGCACCGGGAATAATCGATGGCGGCCTTGTGGTACTCATCCATGGTAATGGCGTTTACCGGGCAGGACCGCAGGCAGGGGCGCATGGTGTCGGAAATGGCGTTATAGGGGCACGCCTCGGCGCAGCGCCCGCATTCCTTGCACTTGTTGTGGTCGATATACGCTCCGCCGCCCGTGACGGTGATCGCGCCGAACGGACAGGCGGCCGCGCACTTTTTCGCAAGGCATCTCTGGCAGTTGTTGGTCACGTTGAACCGGTGGATGGGGCAGCCCTCGCAGGCGGCGGGAAGCACCCCGACGATATGGTCATCCTGCTGCGGAAGGCTCTGCCCGCAGGCGGCCGTGACGCGCTCGCGGATGATCTCGCGCTCGCGGTAGATGCAGCAGCGGAAGGTCGGCAGCGGCCCCGGTATGATGTCGTAGGGCACCTGGTCCCTCTTCTCTTCCAGCCGGTCCTCATAGCAAAGCTCCGCCACTTTGGAAAGCACTTTGTACTTCAATTCTTTTGCGTCGTTGTCGTATTGCATGATCCCCTGCTCCCTTCTGAAACGAGCTGACAGCAATTCCGCTGATGACCGCGGGACCGGATTGATTCCTCCGGCGGGGAGGAACAAAAACATTCCGCGTCTCATCCGGAAACTATGCCCAAAATTCTCCATAATCCCTTTTCAGAACTATCTTTGACATAATTATAACATTCAAACCGGGCAATCACAAGAGAATCGCGTTGGAGGAACCCACAGAAAAGAGCCCGCCGGGCGGGAAAAAACCGTCCGATCTGCACCGGACGGTTTTCAGGCAAACGATTTGAAAAAGATTTTATTCCAGATTCAGCTTGTTTTTCAGGATATAATACGTTCCGAAATAGTAGATCGCCCCGAGGGCGGCAGTGACCAGAATGAGGGCCGCCAGCCCGGATTCGATCAGGACCGTATGGTCCCAGTTTTCAAAGAACCGGAACCATTCTCCATCCCTTGCCGCCATCATAAAGATGCTGAACAGGAACTGCTCGACCAGTCCGATCAGAAAATACGCGCCCAGCGCACCCGCCACGCGGTGCTTTTTGACCAGATGCCCGAGGGCGATGGAGACATAGATGTTCAGGATCGACGCCGCCAAAGTGACCAGAACGAGGACCACCGCTTCCCCGGTGATGAGATACATGGGCGCCCCGAACTGCCCGAAGGCCTGCAGGAAGGACTGGATCATCCGGGAGAGGGTGTTCATGAAATCCGGCGAAGCGGCCAGAATAAAGACGGACAGAATCGAGAAGATCGTGCTGAGCAGCGTCCAGACCGAAGCGACCAGCAGCTTGCTGAAAATATGCGAATGCACGCTGACCGGCAGCGTAAACATCAGATACCCCTCGTCCGTCAGCAGGTTCTTATAAAACCGCTGGATGGTCGCGACGAGCGTGACGACGACGATGGCAACGACGATGCAGACATACGCCGTCATCGCAAGGAACGTGGGGATCTGCAGGCCGGAAGCCCCGATATTCCCGGAATTCATGGACAGAAACGCCTTGTTCATCACGGTAAACAGAAACAGCAGCAGGTAGAGCGGCAGGAAAATTCTTCCCGTTGCCTGGAATTCGTATTTCAGAAGTTTTCTCAGCATTTGAACACCTCCCGGAACAGCTCATCCACCGACTTGTTTTTCTTTTCCCGGATGTCGTCGACCGTGGAGGTCAGGGCGACCGTCCCCATGCTGAGAAAAATCACGTCATCCAGAATCTTTTCGACGTCCGAAATCAGGTGCGTCGAGATCACGACGGACGCGTTTTCCGTGTAGTTGGAAATAATCGTGTTCAGAATGTAATCCCTGGCCGCCGGGTCTACCCCGCCGATCGGTTCGTCCAGAAGATAAAGCGAGGCTTCCCGGCTCATGACCAGGATCAGCTGCACCTTTTCCTTGGTGCCCTTCGACAGGGTTTTCAGCCGCGACCCGGCGCTGATGTTCAGCCTTTGCAGCATGTCGTAAGCCTTCTCTTTGCTGAAATCGGCGTAAAAGTCCGCGAAAAAATCCACCAGCGCGCGCACGGTCATCCAATCGTTCAGATAAGTGCGCTCCGGCAGGTAAGAGACGATCTTCTTGCTTTCGCTCCCCGGCGCCTTTCCGCCGATCAGCAGCTCGCCGCCGGTGGGCGTCAGAAGGCCGTTGGCCAGCTTGATCAGCGTGCTTTTTCCGCTTCCGTTCGGACCGAGCAGGCCGACGATCCTGCCCTTCGCAACGGTCAGGCTCACCCCGCAAAGCGCCATTTTGCCCGGATATGTCTTGGTGAGGTTCCGGCACTCCAAAATAGGTTCCATCAGTTGTCTTCCTCCTCTGTCTGATTGATCAGCGATATGGTCTGCTGCCGGTTATACCCCAGCTGTGTCATATGCTTCATAAACTCGTCGATCACGGTTTTGGCAAGCTTATTCTTCATTTCCATAATTCTGCCCCCATCTTCCGTCACAAACCTTCCGCTGGTGCGCTGCGAATAAAGCAGCCCCT
This window of the Ruminococcaceae bacterium BL-6 genome carries:
- a CDS encoding putative Periplasmic (Fe) hydrogenase (Evidence 3 : Putative function from multiple computational evidences; Product type e : enzyme), translating into MQYDNDAKELKYKVLSKVAELCYEDRLEEKRDQVPYDIIPGPLPTFRCCIYREREIIRERVTAACGQSLPQQDDHIVGVLPAACEGCPIHRFNVTNNCQRCLAKKCAAACPFGAITVTGGGAYIDHNKCKECGRCAEACPYNAISDTMRPCLRSCPVNAITMDEYHKAAIDYSRCISCGACTAGCPFGAITDRSRMVDVIRAIRAGKKVCAVFAPAIEGHFGTADVGVLKEAIRRLGFHTVLEVSLGADATAYHEAQELKQALSRGFQMTTSCCPAFVEMIEKHFPKLTPFVSGTASPMTMAARYLKREDPDALVAFIGPCVAKKLEIEKARDTADYVLTFEELAAMFQAKKIDIASIEVQNEQDGSLPGKNFAVSGGVSSAVETALKEESFDQPFTCVKCNGAKECKKILMMMNAGRLKENLVEGMACEGGCVAGPGGVEPVRQVMRNRQKLLAAADKRGIRENLEQLHDLTHIDARRRS
- a CDS encoding conserved membrane protein of unknown function (Evidence 4 : Unknown function but conserved in other organisms), with translation MLRKLLKYEFQATGRIFLPLYLLLFLFTVMNKAFLSMNSGNIGASGLQIPTFLAMTAYVCIVVAIVVVTLVATIQRFYKNLLTDEGYLMFTLPVSVHSHIFSKLLVASVWTLLSTIFSILSVFILAASPDFMNTLSRMIQSFLQAFGQFGAPMYLITGEAVVLVLVTLAASILNIYVSIALGHLVKKHRVAGALGAYFLIGLVEQFLFSIFMMAARDGEWFRFFENWDHTVLIESGLAALILVTAALGAIYYFGTYYILKNKLNLE
- a CDS encoding ABC transporter ATP-binding protein, with the protein product MEPILECRNLTKTYPGKMALCGVSLTVAKGRIVGLLGPNGSGKSTLIKLANGLLTPTGGELLIGGKAPGSESKKIVSYLPERTYLNDWMTVRALVDFFADFYADFSKEKAYDMLQRLNISAGSRLKTLSKGTKEKVQLILVMSREASLYLLDEPIGGVDPAARDYILNTIISNYTENASVVISTHLISDVEKILDDVIFLSMGTVALTSTVDDIREKKNKSVDELFREVFKC
- a CDS encoding GntR family transcriptional regulator gives rise to the protein MGWDLKSGRPIYFQLMEQIELRIISGVYPPGGRLPSVRDMAMDASVNPNTMQRALAELENEGLLYSQRTSGRFVTEDGGRIMEMKNKLAKTVIDEFMKHMTQLGYNRQQTISLINQTEEEDN